One Caretta caretta isolate rCarCar2 chromosome 6, rCarCar1.hap1, whole genome shotgun sequence genomic region harbors:
- the LOC125637778 gene encoding inactive serine/threonine-protein kinase TEX14 isoform X4 yields MPKPPVLPPCCPTSLGSVPEPGSLAGQLHLHATEGRLRKAKKLLKRGVDVDGQNTAGQTGLFVAALLGHTVVARLFLRFRADPNHRCYDGSTPVHAAAFSCQRLLFAQVLEAGGDLRLHDQQGRTPQDWAEQAGSDQNAEVLAFIQQCRARMVGLTQHGEQGATQTLSSRVGGSPRSLRSSFSSLSSLLSASFWFLDSSGTGWSGRGPVVGFGQLCPSGPLRPSFASVTPIADPDELLRAQAEPDRSYENGPYTLMSNCLWKGQFVTVRGLKPEPPGSRPHGPMDLLVAEQQHCSRLHHPQLLLLLAVSPSLDLREVRLVFERVEMGSLYWALHQEAPCPPAPPSCLAALRLLLQLCEALLFLHGQGYVHRALTSHAVQLVRPGLAKLGSLEYMQPRAETGPRDPAPPPDLYNWLPPEVIRDRPASTTSDLYSFCAVTQEIFTGAVPWYGAEGAAVRQWVQAGRALAPDACVPPPCYEVVRAGLAFRERERCGSLPDIRYVLRKALQKATGRPGGPLSLSPRRLCVWAGEAWTPLECLPAAPAEPLYYEVGDGSPERAAADGNTDRWAEPGRGSPVPGLQGKKQPTPHVSQAREASDSSLEVDSSSQEESRGWESGSPGSSTTEPARSPALPCVSSLQASACLLDQAQASLETLERRFASGIQALQDFVSLQGALPARPCCGRRGAGQAGAPQACCSLGALQGSGRPPMAPAGELSGASVGPEGRPLQTLIDFSAWVRMQEQQQAGPAAGDHRRAEGHGRCQGQAAGGQGAEQGSTAEEDGLAPRSS; encoded by the exons ATGCCGAAGCCCCCTGTGCTTCCGCCATGCtgccccaccagcctgggctctgtCCCCGAGCCGGGCTCCCTGGCGGGGCAGTTACACCTGCACGCGACTGAGGGCAGGCTCAGGAAGGCCAAGAAGCTGCTGAAGAGAG GGGTGGACGTGGATGGCCAAAACACAGCTGGACAGACAGGCCTCTTCGTTGCCGCACTGCTGGGACACACTGTGGTCGCCCGGCTCTTCCTCCGGTTCAGAGCAGATCCCAACCA CCGGTGTTATGATGGCAGCACCCCCGTCCATGCTGCCGCCTTCTCCTGCCAGCGGCTCCTCTTCGCCCAAGTCCTGGAGGCGGGAGGTGACCTGAGACTCCATGATCAGCAGGGCAGGACCCCCCAGGACTGGGCCGAACAAGCTGGGAGTGACCAGAATGCCGAG GTGCTGGCATTCATTCAGCAGTGCCGTGCCCGAATGGTGGGGCTGACTCAGCACGGGGAGCAGGGAGCCACGCAGACGCTTTCCAGCAGAGTAGGGGGCTCGCCACGCAGCCTGcgttcctccttctcctccttgtcCTCGCTGCTCTCTGCCTCCTTCTG GTTTCTGGACAGCTCTGGGACAGGTTGGAGCGGCAGGGGACCTGTGGTGGGGTTTGGCCAG CTGTGCCCCAGTGGCCCCCTGCGCCCCAGTTTTGCCTCTGTCACCCCCATCGCAGACCCGGACGAGCTGCTGCGGGCCCAGGCCGAGCCAGACCGGAGCTATGAGAATGGGCCCTACACGCTCATGAGCAA CTGCCTGTGGAAGGGACAGTTCGTCACTGTGCGAGGGCTGAAACCAGAGCCCCCCGGCAGCAGGCCCcacggccccatggacttgctGGTGGCAGAGCAACAGCACTGCAG CCGTCTGCAccacccccagctgctgctgctcctggctgtgAGCCCTTCCCTGGACTTGCGTGAGGTGCGTCTGGTGTTCGAGAGGGTGGAGATGGGCTCCCTCTACTGGGCCCTGCACCAAGAG GcaccctgcccccctgcacccccctcctgcctggctgCCTTGcgcctgctgctgcagctgtgtgaGGCGCTGCTGTTCCTGCATGGGCAGGGGTATGTGCATCGTGCTCTCACCTCTCACGCCGTCCAGCTGGTGCGCCCCGGCCTGGCCAAACTCGGCAGCCTGGAGTACATGCAGCCACG GGCTGAGACTGGGCCTCGGGACCCCGCACCACCCCCCGATCTCTATAACTGGCTGCCCCCAGAGGTGATCCGTGACCGCCCAGCCTCCACGACCTCCGACCTATACAGTTTCTGTGCCGTCACCCAGGAGATCTTCACAG GTGCCGTGCCCTGGTACGGGGCGGAGGGTGCGGCTGTGCGGCAGTGGGTGCAGGCAGGGCGGGCTCTGGCCCCTGATGCCTGTGTGCCCCCACCCTGCTATGAGGTGGTGAGGGCTGGACTGGCCTTCCGGGAGCGGGAACGCTGTGGCTCGCTGCCTGACATTCGCTACGTCCTGCGCAAGGCCCTGCAG AAGGCCACAGGGCGGCCAGGCGGCCCACTGTCCCTGTCTCCCAGGAGGCTGTGCGTATGGGCAGGAGAGGCTTGGACCCCCCTGgagtgcctccctgcagcccctgcag AACCACTCTACTATGAGGTAGGGGATGGCAGCCCAGAGCGGGCAGCAGCCGATGGCAACACAGACCGATGGGCTGAG cCGGGCAGGGGCAGCCCAGTGCCCGGGCTGCAGGGCAAGAAGCAGCCCACCCCCCATGTGAGCCAGGCCAGGGAAGCCTCAGACAGCAGCTTGGAGGtggacagcagcagccaggaggagtCAAGGGGCTGGGAGAGtggcagcccaggctccagcaccaCG GAGCCGGCCcggtccccagccctgccctgtgtgAGTAGCCTCCAGGCCTCGGCCTGCCTGCTCGATCAAGCCCAAGCTTCGCTGGAAACCCTGGAGCGCCGCTTTGCCTCTGGCATCCAGGCCCTGCAGGACTTCGTCAGCCTCCAGGGGGCGCTCCCGGCCCGGCCCTGCTGCGGCAGGCGTGGGGCTGGCCAAGCAGGGGCCCCACAGGCATGCTGCAGCCTGGGGGCCCTGCAAGGGTCTGGCCGGCCACCCATGGCCCCAGCAG GTGAGCTCAGCGGGGCCAGTGTGGGGCCCGAGGGTCGTCCCCTGCAGACCCTCATCGATTTCTCTGCCTGGGTACGaatgcaggagcagcagcag GctggacctgctgcaggagatcaTCGACGAGCTGAAGGGCACGGGAGATGCCAGGGCCAGGCGGCcggcgggcagggagcagagcag GGCAGCACGGCAGAAGAGGACGGCTTGGCCCCACGCAGCAGCTGA